DNA from Roseomonas gilardii subsp. gilardii:
CCAGCAGCCCGACATCCGAGGCCGCGAGGTTCAGCCCCTTGGCGCCGGTGGGCGGCACGATATGCGCGGCGTCGCCGGCCAGGAACAGGCGGCCGTAGCGCATCGGCTCGCTCACGAAGGAGCGCAGCGGCGCGATGCTCTTCTCGATCGAGGGGCCGCGCGCCATGGTCCGCGCCGCTTCGTCGCCCAGGCGGATCACCAGCTCGTCCCAGATGCGCTCGTCCGGCCAGTCCTCCAGCTTCTCGTCGAGCGAAACCTGGACGTAGTAGCGGCTGCGCGTCGCCGAGCGCATGCTGGCCAGCGCGAAGCCGCGCTCGTGGTTGGAATAGATCAGCTCGTGGTCGCAGGGCGGCACGTCGGCCAGGATGCCGAGCCAGCCGAAGGGGTAGACGCGCTCGAAATGCGTGCGCAGTGCCTCGGGGATGCTGGCGCGCGACACGCCGTGGAAGCCGTCGCAGCCGGCGACATGGTCGCAGTCGATCCGGTGCTCCTCCCCGCCATGGCGGTAGGTGACATGGGGTGCCTCGCTGTCGAGGCCGTGCAGCGCGACATCGGTGGCCTCGAAGACCAGGGCCGCGCCGCGCGCCACATGCGCCTCGATCAGGTCGTGCGTGACCTCGGTCTGGCCATAGATCGTCACCGCCTTGCCGGTGAGCTGGCGCATGTCCACACGGAAGGTCTCGCCGTCCAGCGCGACGCGGAAGCCGTCATGCACCAGCCCCTCCTGCCGGAGCCGCGCATCGACGCCCGCTTGCGCCAGCAGGTCGACCGTGCCCTGTTCCAGCACGCCGGCCCGGATGCGGCTCTCCACATAGGCGCGGTCCCGCCGCTCCAGCACGATGCAGTCGATCCCGGCGCAGTGCAGGAGCTGGGACAGCAGCAGTCCGGCCGGTCCGGCCCCGATGATCGCGACCTGTGTGCGCTGGCGCATGGATGCCTCCCTGATCCTCAATCTTATAGAAGAGATGGCGCAGGCCGGCGGTGCGGAACAAGGCAATTTTATCGCATTGAATTGGACTTTTCAGGCAAAGCGCCGGAGAAGGCCGCCATGCCTCCAACCGCATCCGCCCCGTCCGGACCGCCCGCCGTCCCCACCTACGACCTTTACGGGGAAGCGCAGCCGCGGCCGGTGCTGGACCCGGTGCATCTGGAAACACTGATGGTCCGGAGCCACCCGCATGATTGGAATATCCGGCCACACCGGCACCGTGCCCTGGGACAGGTCTTCTGGCTCTCGGCGGGCGGTGGCCTGATCCTGCGCGAAGGCCAGGCCCAGGCTTTCGAGGCGCCCTTCCTGATCTACATGCCGCCCGGCGCGGTGCATGGCTTCCGCTTCGCTCCCTGGAGTGCCGGGCATGTGCTGACGCTGACGGATTCCCTGCTGGGCTCGGCGTTGCAACTGATGCCGGAGCCCTGGCCGGTGGGCCCCTTCAGCTTCGGCCTGGCCGGGCATGAGCCTCTGATCGAGGCGCTGAACGGCGCCTTCCAGGCGCTGGAGGCGGAATTCCGCCGCACCGGCCCGGGACGCAACACGGCGATGGCAGGGTGGGTGCTGCTGATCCTGTCGCTGTTGCGGCGCAGCTTCGCGGAAGAGGCGTCCGCCCGCCAGCGGCCCTCGCCGCAATCGGTGCTGGTGGACCGTTTCCGGGCTCATCTGGAAGCGCATTTCGCCGAGCACCTGACCCTGCCGGAACATTGCCGCCGGCTGGGGGTCACACCCAGCACGCTGACCCGCGCCTGCCGTGCCGTGACCGGACAATCGCCTCTGCAACTGATCCAGGAGCGGCTGATGCTGGAGGCGCGCCGCCTGCTGGCCTACACGGCCTTCAGCGTGTCGGAGATCGCCTTCCAGCTCGGCTTCGACCCCGCCTATTTCTCGCGGGCCTTCACCCGGCAGGAGGGAATGTCGCCCGCTGCCTTCCGGCGCCGGGCCTCCTGGAGCGAGCCGGCCGGAGCGGAAGGTTCTTGAGGTGGACAGCAGAATCGTCAATTTATGTGATGATAATCCTCAAAATTTGGCCCATGGAAAAGATAATTAGGATGCTCCATATCCCTGTCACCGGTCGGGCAATAGGGCTCGCCGGGCAGACAGGAACGATACCATGTTCAGGATTTCCAGCCGCCTTGCCGCCGCCGCCCTGGCCCTCTCGCTGGGTGCCTTCGCCCCGCTGGCCCATGCCGAAGTGACCGACTTCTCCAATTCCGGGTCCTCCAGCGTGAACGGCACCCCTTCCTACGAGGCCACCACCCGTGCCATCGCCGGCGCCACGCCGCTCAATGTCAGCAACTCCGGCTCCTCGGCCGTCGGCATCGGCTCGCCCTACGTCGCCGAGCGGGTGATGGTGACGCAGAACAGCGTGGGTGCCTCGCCCACCGACTTCTCGGGCTCGGGCTCCAGCGCGGTGGGCGGCGGCTTCGGCACCGGCCCTCATGTGCCGCAGCACTCCATGCTCGCCAACCGCTAAGGGCGGTGGGCGGAGGGGGCGCGCCACGGGGAAGGACCCCAAGCCCTTCCTGGCGGCCGTATCCCGGGCGGAACACCCACAGCCGGGTTGTCCGCCTGAGACCGGCGGCCGGGGATTCTTCCCCATGGCCATCCCCTTCCTGACAGGGAGGCGTCACCACGCGCAGACAGCATGAACAGGATCGCCCAAGCCGCCAGCCGTTCCGCTGGCGCCCGGGACGCCGAGCCTGATCCGTTTGCCCGGGAGCGCGACCTGGCCTGGGCGCGGCACCGGGGGCAATGCTATCCGACCAGCAGCGCGGTGAACGACTGGGAAGCCTATCACCGGGCGCTGCTGTCGGAGGAGGCGCGGCTGCACGGCTTCGTGGAGTGGAACTCGCCACGGCTGCGCGAAAGGCTCTCGGCGGAGCAGAACCACCGCTGCTGCCATTGCGGCAAGCGGATGTATGCGGATGCGCCGGACCCGGACGACCGGCCGAGCTTCGAGCACATCCTGCCGCGCAAGCAGGGCGGCGGGAACCGTCCCTGCAACCTCGCCGTCGCCTGCCGCCGCTGCAACGTGGACCGGGCGGACAGGCTCGGCTGGTGCCGCGGCAAAAGGCCGCGTTGAACCTTGCGGGAGAGGCGTTCAGGCCTCTCCCGCTTCCGTTGGGCGGCACCTTTTCCATGGGAGGGGAGGCGGCCCGTCGCCGAAGCGCTACGACTCTCCGCGGGTTGCCGCGCCCGCCCATGACGGCGAAGTCAGGGGGGCTGGCGCCAGGCTTTCGGCCAGATCGGCCACTTGCCGCCGGATCTCTGCCACGGCGGTGATTTCCCAGAGGCCGCCCGGGGCACAGGGGCCGATGGCATGGAGGCCGGGTACGGCCCGGCCGTCCCGGTCCAGGACGGCGGCGCTGCCGGGCGCCGTATCGAGGCCCAGTTCCAGCGGATCGAGCCGCGCCAGCCCCGCCGCGAGGAGTTCCGCCGTCGCCGGGTGCCGGAGCCAGTGGCGCCCCCGGCGGGGCCGGTGCAGAGCAGCAGCCGCGTCACGGACAGGACCTCGCGCCGGCCGTCCCGGTGGCGCAGCATCGCGCGGAGCCTGCCATCCGGTGTGGTGGTGCAACCGCGCAGCCGGGCGGCATGGACCGTCACCTGACCGCTCTCCACCATCTCTCGCAGGATGGTGGAGATCTCCGGCGCGATGCGGTGCCGGTGCAGGTTCCAGGCGGTGCGGGCATGGCGCAGGAAGCGCTGCCGCTCCATCATGTCCAGGCCCTGCCACAACGCCTGGACCCGCGGGCGGACGGCATCCATCACCGCCTGCCAGGGCCAGCCCTCGGCCCGGGCCCGCGCGGCCTCCCGCCGCAGCCAGCGCGACAGGCCCCGCACGGTCGGGGGATTCGGCGGCTCCGCCAGATCCCAGATGGTGCCGGGCGGTGCGGCGCTGTGGGGCAGAGGTAGCCAGCCATGGCGCGAGACCACATGCACCGCGCCGCGATGCCCCTGCGCGCGCAGGGCCAGCAGGTGATCCGCCATGGTCAGGCCACTGCCCAACAGCAGCACCGCGCCATCCGGCGGCAGGTCGCGTAGTTCGGACAGGCCCTGGCAGGCCCCCTCGACCGGTGCGGCGGGCGGGTTGCCGAGAGCGAGCACGCAGGCATGGGCCTGGCAGGCCATCGCCCCGGCCTCGATGTGCCAGAGCCCTTCCGCGCCGCGCCGGATCGCGGTGACGGCCCATGGCACATGGGTGAGTTCCGCCCCCGTGCCGCGCTGTGCCTCCCCCAGCAGCGAGAGCATGTAGCGCCCGTAGAGCTGGCGCGGCACGAAGCGGCGCGCCACCGGCTTGTCGCGGGCCTCCGCCGGACAGAAGGCATCCGGCGGCTGCGGCAGCAGCCAGCGGGCGAAATGGTCGGGCTCCCCGGCCAGGGCACTCATGCCCCCGGCCGGAGCATTGAGGACATGCCAGCGCCCCGCTTCCTCATAGGCCGGGCCCCGGCCGGGCTCGGAACGCGGCTCGAAGAGCAGGACCCGCCGCCCGGCCGGGAGCCTCGCGCGCAGGAGAATGGCCAGCAGGGTCCCGGTGAAGCCCCCGCCGACGATGGCAATATCGACCGGCTGATCCATGAGCGCAGCCTAGCGGAGCCGGTCAGGGCCGGGCAAACAAACCATTCTCTGTTCCGACCCAGAAAAGGATGCATCTTTTGCGCAAAGGCGAGAATAGGGATGAAAATTCCCCATTCTCATAACGGGGCCTAAACGGCGAGGTAGCGGCGCCGCGCCGCCTCGTCCGCCGCCAGCGCCTCCGGCGTCCCGCTCCAGACGGCGCGGCCCTTCTCGAGCACCACCGCGCGGTCCGCCACGCCCCGGGCGAAATGCGGGCTCTGCTCGGCCAGCAGGATGGTCAGCCCCTCGGCCTTCAGCCGCAGCACCGCCTGCGCCATCTGTTCCACGATCACCGGCGCCAGGCCCTCGCCCGGCTCGTCCAGCAGCAGCAGGCGCGGATTGCCCATCAGGGTGCGCGCGATGGCCAGCATCTGCTGCTCTCCCCCGCTCATCCGTCCTCCCGGCCGGTCGCGCATGTGGCCGAGATTGGGGAAGAGCGTGAAGAGCCGTTCCGGCGTCCAGGGCGGCAGCCCCTCGCGTGGCGCCTGCCGGCCGACCTCCAGATTCTCCATCACGGTGAGATCGGTGAAGATCCGCCGCTCCTCCGGCACATAGCCGAGGCCGGCGCGGGCGATGCGGTGCGGCTCCCAGCCCGTGATCTCCCGCCCGGCGAAGCGGATGCCGCCGCCCTCGGCCCGCAGCAGCCCCATGATGGTCTTGAGCGTGGTGCTCTTGCCCGCGCCGTTGCGGCCCAGCAGCATCACCAACTCGCCCGCCCCGACCTGGAGGGAGAGTCCCCGCAGGATGCGGGCGCGGCCATAGCCGCCGATCAGATCCACCAGTTCCAGCATCAGCCGGCCACCCCGCCACCGGTTCCCAGATAGATTTCCCGCACCGCCGGATCGGCGCGGATGGAGGCTGCGTCCCCTTCCGCGATCAGCCTGCCATGGTCCAGCACCAGGATGCGGTCGGACACACCGAAGACCACGTCCATGTCATGCTCGGTGAAGAGCACGGCGATGCCCCCTTCCGTGGCGATCCGCCGCACCAGCCGCATCAGCGCCTCGCGCTCCGCCGGGGCCATGCCGGCGGTGGGCTCGTCCATCAGCAGCAGGCGCGGCTTTCCGGCCAGGGCGACGGCCAGCTCCAGCCGTTTCAGGTCGCCATAGGCCAGTACCCCGGCTGCGCGCTCCGCCTGTTCCGCTAGCCCGACCTGTTCCAGCAGTGCCCCGGCTTCCGCCCGGTGGCGACCGGCCAGGGGGCGCCAGAAGCGCCAGATCTCCCCCTCCCGTGCCAGGAGGGCGAGCTGCACATTCTCCCGCAGTGTCATGGAGCCGAAGGTGGCGGTGACCTGGAAGGTCCGCCCCACCCCCGCCGCGCGACGGCGCGGGGCGAGAGGCCGGTGATGTCCCGCCCTTCCAGGATCAAGCACCCGGTATCCGGCCGCAACTGCCCGCCCACCATGTTGAAGCAGGTGGACTTCCCGGCCCCGTTCGGCCCGATCAGCGCCAGCATCTCCCCCGCTTCCAGCGCGAAGGAGACGTCCGAGACCGCCGCCACCCCGCCGAAGGATTTCCGCAGGCCCTGCGCCACGAGCAGGCTCATGCGCCGGTCCGGTGTTGTGTGTGTGGTTGGCCCCGGGGGCGGCTCCGCCTGCCCCCGGACCCTGCCCTGAGTGGGCGCCGGGTGGCACCGCCGGCCTCCGGCCCGATCCGGCAGGGCAGGCGGGGCGGAGGGGCTCCCGAAGAAGAAACATGGTGTCCGCATGGGCCGCCCGGGCAGTCGCCGGAGAGCCATGATCTCCAGTGCGATCCGGCCGACAGCAAAGAACCAGCAAACCGGGGCCAGGGCCCCCAATGGGAGCTTGAGGGGCCCGGCGGATCAGGAGGTACGGGGGGTCGACGCACTGCGTCGACGGCGGAGCCTTTCCCCCGGTGTGCGACGGCACCGCTCACGCTTCCCGCCCCCGCAGCCAGAGGCGCCGCGCCGCGCCGGCGATGCCTTCGGGGAAGGCCACCACGACCAGCAGGATCACGGCCCCCAGCACGAGGCGCCAGAGATCGGTGCTGCGGACCAGGAGATCGGCGAGGCCGGTATAGGCGAGGGCGCCGACCACCGGGCCACTCATCGTCTGGAGCCCGCCCAGCAGCACCATCAGCAGGGCCTCCACCGAATGCGGGATGGCGATATAGGTCGGGAAGACGCCGCCCTTGGCATAGGTGAAGATCGCCCCGGCCAGGCCCGCCGCCGCCCCGGCCAGGGCCAGGGCCAGGATGCGCAGCCGCGCCACGTCGAGCCCGATCGCCTCCGCCCGCAGCGCCGAATCCCGGCCCGCGCGCAGCGCGTAGCCATAGGGGGCGTAGAGCATCCGGCGCAGCAGCAGCACCGTCCCCACGCCCAGCGCCAGCGCCAGGAGGTAGAAGGCGCGCGGGTCGCGCGCCCAGCCCTCCGGCCAGATTCCGAGCAGCCCGTTGTCGCCGCCGGTCACCCCGACCCACTGGAAGGCGATGGCCCAGGTGATCTGCGCGAAGGCCAGGGTGAGCATCGCGAGATAGATGCCCGAGAGCCGCACCACGAACCAGCCGAAGGCCGCCGCCACCAGCCCGGCGGCGAGCGGCGCGGCCAGGAGCGCCAGCGGCATGGGGGCGGACAGGGTCTGGGCCAGCAGCCCGGCGGCATAGGCGCCGATGCCGAACCAGGCGGCATGGCCGAAGCTGGCCAGCCCCCCCGGACCCATCATGAAGTGCAGGCTGGCCGCGAAGACCAGCGCCACGCAGGCCTCGGTCAGCACGCTGAGCGCGTAGTCACCGAGCCAGACGGGCGCGGAGGCGGCCAGCAGCAGTGCCACGAGGCCCAGCGCGCGCAGGGCGGGCGGGGCGGGGCGGATCACCGGCGCTGCGGCCACCGCCTCCCGCGTCTCGGCCTGCGGGCGGCCCAGGAGGCCGTTCGGGCGCAGCACCAGCACCACCGCCATCACCAGGAAGACCAGCACCAGCGTGCTCTGCGGCAGCAGCGCCACGCCGAAGGCCTGGAGCACGCCGATCAGCAGGCTGGCCAGGAAGGCGCCCCCCAGGCTGCCCAGCCCGCCCACCACCACGACCACGAAGGCCTCGGTGATCACCGACAGGTCGATCTGCAGGTTGGCCGAGGCATTGGGCAGGGACAGCACGCCGCCCAGCCCCGCCAGCCCGGCGCCGAGGGCGAAGACCGAGGTGAAGAGCAGGCGCTGGTTCACGCCCAGCGCCGCCGCCATCTCGCGGTCCAGCGTCGCGGCGCGCAGCAGCGTGCCCCAGCGCGTCCGGTGCAGTAGCAGCCAGAGCAGGCCCAGCACCACCGGCCCGGCGCCGATCAGCAGCAGGTCGTAGAAGGGGAAGCGGCTGCCGGCGATCTCCACGAAGCCGCGCATCCAGCGCGGGCGGGGCAGGGAAAGCTCCGCCGGCCCCCAGAGCCGGAGCGTGACATCCTGCAGGATCAGCACCACGCCGAAGGTGGCCAGGAGCTGGAACAGTTCAGGCGCGCGGTACACCCGCCGCATCACCGCCAGTTCCAGCACCATGCCGATCAGCGCCGTGGCGAGCATGGTGAGCAGCACGCCGAGCACGAACCATTCCGGATCGCGAGGCAGGCGCGTCAGGATGCTCCAGCCGATATAGGCGCCGAGCATGGTCAGGCTGCCATGCGAGAAGTTCACGATCCGCGTGACGCCGAAGAGGATCGTCAGGCCGGAGGCCACCAGGAAGAGCGAGGAGGCGCCGGCCAGCCCCGTGAGCAGGGTGGGCAGGAAGGTTTCGGTCACGGGCCGTGCGCGCCTTTCCCGGGTGCTCCGGAGGCGGCCGATCCTCCAGAATTCTCCGGCAGGTCATGGGTGATTGCCATGCCCGCGTCGATAGCGGATCGCTTCCGCAGCGTCGCCGGGGAATCTGCCGCGAATCCGTCGGGATGCAGCGGCAAGGGTATGGCATTCATGCCGGGCGCGGAAAGGTCCGGCTGTTCCCTCCTGTTCAGGATCCGGTGGCGAGACGCGTTGGCTCCTCGGCGCGGTAGCCGAGCCGGGCGGAAATGGCCTCCGCATGCGCGATCACGGTGGCGGCCAGTTCGGGCACCCTGGCCTGCGTGACGCGCCGAGCCGGGCCGCTGGCGCTGATCGCGGCGAGGACCCGGCCGGCCATGTTGCGGATCGGCGCGCCGACGCAACGCAGATCGGGCTCGTGCTCGCCATCGTCGATGGAATAGCCACGCATCCGGATGGCCTGGAGCTCCTGCCGCAGCGCGGTGCCATCCACGATCGTGCGGTTGGTGAAGGGCGGCAGGCCGAGGCGGATGATCCGGTCGATCACGGCATCGGGCTGGAAGGCCAGGGCCGCCTTGCCGACGCCGGTGCTGTGGCAGGGCGTCGCCTCCATCCGCGTGACCGTGTTGTTCGGCCGCCCGTCACCACGTTCCAAACGCTCGATGAAGACCATCTGCATGCCGTCGAAGACACAGAGATGCACATCCTCGCCGCTCAGCCTCGCCAGGGCATCCACATAGGGTCGGGCTTCGCGGAACAGAGGGAGATTGGCCAGGGCGGTGTTGCCCAGTTCGAAAAGCTTGAAGCCGAGCCGGTAGCGCTCGCGGCTCGCCTCCTGCTCCAGGAAGCCGAGGGCGCGCAGGCTGTCCACGATCCGGTGCACGGTGGTGCGCGGCAGCCCTGTGCGCCGCGCGATCTCCAGCACGGAGAGTTCCCGGTCGATGAGCGAGAAGCACTCCAGCACATCAAGCATCTTGGACATCGACTTCAGGTTCTGCCGGCCGCTCTCCTGCTCCGGTGCCAGGTCCTGCACTCGTCTCGTCGTCTTCAGCATCGGGCCCTTTGTCTGGACGTTGCGCGAAAGGGCCCCGGACGGACCGGGGCCCCTTGGCATGGGAAACGGTACCGCGTGGCTTTCTACTCCAGGCGGATGTTGGCCTTCTGGATCACCTCGGTCCAGCTTTTCGTTTCCGACTCCATGTTGGCCCGGACCACTTCCGGCGGATTGTAGGTCGGCACGAAGCCGCGCTCGGCATAGAGCTTCTGCAGATCCGGCCTGCTCAGCGCCTCGCGCAGCGCGGCGCTCAGCTTCGCCACGATCGCGGGATCGGTGCGCGCCGGAACCATCAGCGCCTGCCAACTGTTCACCTCGGCGCCCGGGACGCCGGCCTCCGCGGCCGTCGGCACGTCCGGCAGTGCGGCGAAACGCTGCGGCATGGCCACGGCGAGGAGGCGGATGCTGCCCGTGCCCTGATGCGACTGCACGAGGCCCAGCGTGTCGAACATCAGCTGGATGCGCCCCGCGATCAGGTCGGTGAGCGCCGGGGCGGAGCCGCGATAGGGAACATGGATCAGGTTGACGCCCGAGCGGATGGCGAAAAGCTCGCCCACCAGATGCGTGACGCCGCCCGCGCCACCGGAGGCGAAGCTGACCTCGCCCTGGCGGGCCTTCGCGTAGTCCACGAATTCCTTCAGGTTCTTCACCGGCAGGCTGGCCGGGACGATGTAGAGGAGCGGATCGGTGGTGACCTGTCCGACCGGCGCCAGGTCGCGCTGTGGTTTGAAGCGCGTGTTGGTGTAGAGGATGGGGTTGGTGACCAGCACGCCGGAATTGGCATGCAGCAGCGTGTAGCCATCCGGCGCCGACTCCGCGACATGCTCCATGCCGATATTGCCGGCGGCGCCTGCCCGGTTGTCCACCACCACCGGCTGGCCCAGGATGCCGCTCAGCACCTGTGCCAGGGGGCGGGAAACGGTGTCGATGCCGCCGCCGGCGCCGAAGGGCACCACGATGCGGATCGGCCGGTTGGGGAAGGAGGTGGCCGCGTTGCCGTTCTGCGCCCTGGCATCCGGCGATGCGAGGAGCGCCGCGGCGGCAAGGGCGAGGCCTGCGAGCGCGCGACGCCCCGTGAGGGCGGGTTTCCCGTTCCGGGCATGGCGGCGGGGAGCCTGTCCGCCCTTTGCTTCCTGGACCATTCTTCGTTTCCTCCGTCCGCTCCGGGACGGCCGCGCGCCGTTCCGGGCGGCGGAGAGGCCGGGCGGACCTTGTTTTTGCGTAAGATCTTCCCCGATGGCGCGGAAGGGCGCCATCGGGCATGGCGAGCCGGCGTTACTCGGCGGCGATGCGGACGCCCTGGCCTTCCATCTCCAGCACATGGCGCAGCGCCGGGGCGATGGCGGCCTTCTGCGCCTCGGAGGCAACCGGCATGGGCGCGCGCGGCAGGCCGACGGGACAGCCCTGCAGTTCCAGCGCATACTTGACGCAGGCGGGCAGGTTGTCGCCGACGATGGTGTTCCAGAAGCGCAGCATGCGTGTGTGGATTTCCATCGCCGTGGCATGGTCGCCGCGCTGCACGGCATCCCAGAGCGCCACGCAGACGCCCGGCACGGCGGCGGGATTGGCCGCGATGGTGCCCGGCGAGCCCAGCGCGAAGGAGGGGTAGAGCAGGGCATCCACCGCGGAGAAGACGAGCTTGCCCTCGGGAACATCCAGCAGCAAGTCGGCCATCAGCTTCATGTCGCCCTGGCTCTGCTTCACGCCGATCACGCCCGGGATCTCGCGCATGATGCGGATCAGTTGCGCCGGGCTCAGGTAGTTCCAGGGAATGACATTGTAGATGATGACTGGCTGCTTCACCGATTCCGCGAGCGTCCTGAAGTGCTGATAGGTTGCTTCCTCGCTCGGCTTGAACAGGTAGTGCACCGGCGTGATCTGGAGTGCGTCGACGTTCAGGTCGTCGATGTCGCGGGCGCGCAGGATGGCCTCGCGCGTGCTGTTGGCGATGATGCCAGCCACCACCGGGACCTTGCCACCGACTTCCTCGACGGTCGCAGCCATCAACTGCCGGAACTCGTCCCGTGTCAGCGTGTGCCCTTCGCCGGTGCTGCCGCCGACGCAGATGCCATGCACGCCCTTGTCCAGGAAAAAGCGGACCTGCGCGCGGAAGGCTTTCTCGTCGATCTCACCCTCCGCGTTGAAGGGCGTGGTCATTGGCGGGATGATCCCGTGAAGCTTGCCGGTCATGTTTCCTCCAATCGGTTGTTGTCCGATATACGGACATTATTTTTGCGGAAGGATGACGGTCAAGTCATTTTTGGTGGGCCTGCCCAGAAATTTTTCGTGAAAGAAGTGGGCTACGGATGGGTGCGGTGCGCCGGGCAGACTTGATCCCAGCAGGCAGTTACTTGATGATGTCTGCATAATGGACAAACAGAGAGGTCGGAGACGATGCTGCTGAACCTTGCCCCGGCGGCGGCAGGCGTCGCCCTCATCCTTCCCGCCCTGCAGGCTGCATTGCGGAAGCCGGTGCTGACCAGCGCCGCCGCCCGCGCGCATTACGGCCATGGCGAGGCCCTGCCCGACGATGTCCCGCCCGATGCGGTGGTGCGCCCGCGCGACAACGCGGAGGTCGCCGCCGTGGCACGCCTTTGCCACGAGGCGCGGGTGCCGCTGATCCCCTTCGGGGCCGGGACCTCGGTGGAGGGGCAGGTGGTCGCGATCCATGGCGGCGTGACCATGGACCTGTCGCTGATGGACACGATCCTCGACGTCTCCCCCGCCGCGCTGGACTGCCGCGTGCAGGCGGGCGTGCGGCGGCTGCAACTCAACGAGGCGCTGCGTGGCGACGGGCTGTTCTTCCCGGTCGATCCCGGGGCCGATGCCACGCTGGGCGGCATGGCGGCCACCCGCGCCTCCGGCACCGGCGCGGTGCGCTACGGCACGATGCGGGAGAATGTGCTCGGCCTGACGGTGGTGACGGCGGATGGCCGCATCCTGCGCACTGGCACCCGGGCGCGGAAATCGGCCAGCGGCTACGACCTGACGCGGCTCTTCCTCGGCAGCGAGGGCACGCTGGGCATCATCACCGAAGTGCAGCTCCGCCTTCAGGGGCTGCCCGAGGCGGTCTCCGCCGCCACCTGCCAGTTCCCTTCCGTCGAGGCGGCGCTGGAGGTCGCGGTGGGGGTGCTGCAATCCGGCATCCCGGTGGCGCGGATGGAATTCGCCAACGCGCCGCAGATGCGCTGCTGCATCGCCTTCTCCCGCCTGGAGGGGCTGGAGGCGCTGCCGACCCTGTTCCTCGAATTCCATGGCAGCCCCGCCGCGGTGGAGGAACAGGCGCTGGCGGTGGAGGCCCTGGCGGCGGAGGCCGGGGTGGCGGCTTCGCCTGGGCGCGGCGGCCGGAGGATCGTTCCCGGCTCTGGAAAGCCCGGCACGACGCCCTGCCGGCCAACCTGGCCCATGGCCGGGGCCGTGCCCTGATGGGCACGGATGCCTGCGTGCCCATCTCCGCGCTCGCCGACTGCATCCTGGAGACGGAGGCG
Protein-coding regions in this window:
- a CDS encoding IclR family transcriptional regulator encodes the protein MLKTTRRVQDLAPEQESGRQNLKSMSKMLDVLECFSLIDRELSVLEIARRTGLPRTTVHRIVDSLRALGFLEQEASRERYRLGFKLFELGNTALANLPLFREARPYVDALARLSGEDVHLCVFDGMQMVFIERLERGDGRPNNTVTRMEATPCHSTGVGKAALAFQPDAVIDRIIRLGLPPFTNRTIVDGTALRQELQAIRMRGYSIDDGEHEPDLRCVGAPIRNMAGRVLAAISASGPARRVTQARVPELAATVIAHAEAISARLGYRAEEPTRLATGS
- a CDS encoding Bug family tripartite tricarboxylate transporter substrate binding protein → MVQEAKGGQAPRRHARNGKPALTGRRALAGLALAAAALLASPDARAQNGNAATSFPNRPIRIVVPFGAGGGIDTVSRPLAQVLSGILGQPVVVDNRAGAAGNIGMEHVAESAPDGYTLLHANSGVLVTNPILYTNTRFKPQRDLAPVGQVTTDPLLYIVPASLPVKNLKEFVDYAKARQGEVSFASGGAGGVTHLVGELFAIRSGVNLIHVPYRGSAPALTDLIAGRIQLMFDTLGLVQSHQGTGSIRLLAVAMPQRFAALPDVPTAAEAGVPGAEVNSWQALMVPARTDPAIVAKLSAALREALSRPDLQKLYAERGFVPTYNPPEVVRANMESETKSWTEVIQKANIRLE
- a CDS encoding dihydrodipicolinate synthase family protein; its protein translation is MTGKLHGIIPPMTTPFNAEGEIDEKAFRAQVRFFLDKGVHGICVGGSTGEGHTLTRDEFRQLMAATVEEVGGKVPVVAGIIANSTREAILRARDIDDLNVDALQITPVHYLFKPSEEATYQHFRTLAESVKQPVIIYNVIPWNYLSPAQLIRIMREIPGVIGVKQSQGDMKLMADLLLDVPEGKLVFSAVDALLYPSFALGSPGTIAANPAAVPGVCVALWDAVQRGDHATAMEIHTRMLRFWNTIVGDNLPACVKYALELQGCPVGLPRAPMPVASEAQKAAIAPALRHVLEMEGQGVRIAAE